From the Methanotorris formicicus Mc-S-70 genome, the window TTATTTTTCATCGCATCAACGATTCTTTCAAAATCCCTATGCCCAAAAATAATCCCTCTCCTCATTAGGTGGTGGGGATTTTCAATGCTCTTAATGATTTCATTTATTGGTTTTATCCCAAAGTTTTCCATGGTTTTTTTGTAATCTATAATGTCTGAGATTTCCCATGGGGTTATCAACGTTCCACCTCATCCCTTATTATAGAATATTACATTAATAATTAATTTTTAATTAAAAATTTTCTGTATTTAAATGCGTTCTCCAATACAATCTACTATATCCTTTAAGTTTATGTTCTTCACAACATCGGCGACAGGTAAGTTTAAATTAGAACTTAAATAATTTATTACCTTTTCTGTTTTCTCAAATCCTAAATTCTTACTGTTGAATGTGATTCCAACAACCTCTTTATCACTTAGGAGTTCTATGATTTTGATGTTCTTTTTTATTAATTCTATATTGGTTTCCTTTGTAGCCAATATTGTAAAATCTGGTTTTGAGCCCATTAAAATTGCCGTGCTTATAACGCCCCCTCCCCTACCAGTCCCAACCTCCAAAGCATCTGCAAGAATTCCAGTTTGACTTGATACAATAATAACATCCCTATCCATTAAATCTACCTTTTTTACTGCACCAAATATTGTTGGAGCAACATGGCATGATTCTATAACTTGAGGAATAACCATTTCATCCGCTCCACACAACAACGCATGCGGATCAGTTCCAACCATACCAACACTATAACCCCTTTTTTCCAGTTCCTTTTTGAGAATAAATGATGTTGTAAATTTCCCACACTGCCTTCCAGTTCCCATTATGGTTATTACTTTGCTCTTTATGCCTTTTAACCCCTCTTCTGCAAATTTTCTTAATTCTTTAAATCTCTGAGGATTGGAAGTGTCAAAAACCTCTACCCCATAACTATATGCCAAATCCATTAGATTTTTAACATCATTAACACGATAGAGCCGTGCCATGTTGTATATGTTTTTTCCTTTTTCAATTTCACTTGCTATAGATTCAGTCCAAATTTTCAAATCTTCCCTGTATAAAATCTCCCTTGTCCAGATAAATGTATCGTAATACTTCTCATCAATAGTAATGTTGCTAAATTTCCTGAGTCCGTCTGAAACTTTATTTTCATGAGATATTTTTGCCCTCTCTACCACAATCTCCCTTTTTCAAATTTTTAAAGTTTATATCTTATGTCAAAAACTTCAATGTATTACAAAAAGTTTGGTATTTATATAATTTTTGTCATTTTGACATCAAATAAATTTATATATTTGCATCAAAGATAAATCTTTGTAACAATTTCAAAAAATAACATAAAAATTACATAAATAATAATTAAAGAGTCATCCGCTAATATTACGTACTTTCTATTTCTACGATAAATTTAATATACCATGATGTTATAGTATAGTGCATAGTTATTAGTTGTGACACACATACCACAAACGGTGATGTTATGGGAAAGTTGATATTAAAAACTCCATGTACGACCTTCACACTTGAAAACTTAATGTGTTGTACCTTTGGATTGAAGGTCTTTGATGTTATGGTGTATTTTGAGATATTAAAAAATGGTCCGTCAAGAATAAACAAAATTGCAGAAAAACTTAACAGGGATAGGAGTACTGTCCAAAGAGCAGTTCAAAATTTAATGAATGTGGGTTTGGTAAAAAGAAAGCAGGTAAATATTAAAGAAGGCGGATATTTTTACATATATGAGGCATTACCTTTTGATGAAGTGAAAAGAATAATAAAAGAAACTGTATCACAGTGGTGTGAAGGCGTTAAAAAGTGGATAGATGAGATTGAAGTAGATGACATAATAAACGAGGAGTTAGAAAACTAATCGTGTGGGATTATGAGGTTAGTTTTTTTAGGTACTGGTGCTGCAGTTCCAACGAAAAAAAGGGCACATGTATCAATCGCCTTAAAAATTGATGGGGAGGTTCTTTTATTTGATTGTGGGGAAAATGCCCAAAGGCAGATGATGTTTACAGAAGTTTCTCCAATGAAGATAAACAATATCTTTATCTCTCATTTGCATGGGGATCATATATTAGGTATTCCTGGATTATTGCAATCTATGGCATTTTCTGGGAGGAAAGAAGGGATAAATATTTACGGCCCTGTAGGGACAAAAGATATGATAATACATGCATTAAGCATTGGTTATCATGGAATTAACTTTAAAATAAACGTTTATGAGATAAGTTCAAAAGATCCTATAAAAATAATAGACAGTGAGAAGTTTGAGATTTATGCTTTTCCGGTAAAACATTCAGTGCCATCTTATGCCTATATTTTTAAAGAAAAGAAAAAACCAAGGTTAGATATGAATAAGGCAAAGGCATTGGGTGTTAAAGTAGGGCCGGATTTGAAGAGATTGAAGGAGGGTATTCCAGTTAAATTAGAGAATGGAAGGGTTATAAATCCAGAAGATGTCCTATTACCGCCAAAAAAAGGTATATGTATTGCATATAGTGGGGATACAATACCAATAGAGGAGTTTGGAAAATTTTTAAGGGAATTGGGGTGTAGGGTTTTAATCCATGAGGCAACTTACGACAGTACTTTGAAAGAAAATGCAATTGAAACTCTGCATTCAACAATTGAAGATGCAATAAAGATTGCGGAGATTGCAGGGGTAGAGACCTTGATATTAACTCACATATCAGCGAGGTATGATGATATTTCAATTTATGAAAAGGAGGTTAAAGAATACAAAGGGAATATAAATATTGTTGTAGCAGAGGACTTTATGGTTTATGATTTAAAGAAAAAAACGCATTTTATTTCTATTTTAGATTAGTTTTGGATTTGGATTCCTTCAATCTTTTTATGTACAATCTTTTTGGAGTTATGCCTAAAAATTTTATCTTTGCCCTTCTCACAGTCCCAGATACGCCAAGAACAATAATATTTATTGGCTTGTTTTTATACTCCTTTACAAATATTAAAGCACTCCTAACGTAATCAACCTCAGTGTGTTTACATCTTAAAATACCATGGGGGAAGTTATAATAAACCAACCAAGGATTTGATTTTGATGTGCCCCAAACACCATAGTAATTTATAGTAGCGTTTCTAATAATGCCTATAACCTCATTCTCACTTAACTCATCTTCATAGATAATCTCAAATGCAAGGTATCTCTTCCTATCTCTCAACGTTGGTGGTAATGTTTTTAACATAATGCCCCTCAAATTTTTTTAAAAGAATAAAAAGTGATATTATGCTTATGATTAAAGATTATGCGTTAAAGATACTAAAAGAATCTCTAAGGCAGGACGTTGGATTTGGAGATATTACAACAGAACTAATAATTCCAGAGGATTTAAATTGCAGAGGTGTTATAAAATCCAAAGAAGAATGTATTGTTTGTGGTTTGGATTTTGTTATGGAGTTATTTAAATCTTATGGTGTAGAATGCAGACCATTGGTAAAAGAAGGGGATTTGGTGCATGGGGATATATTAGAAGTTTATGGTAATGCGAGAACCATTTTGATATTGGAGAGGACGGTTTTGAATTTTTTAATGCATCTCTCAGGAATCGCAACAAAAACCTACAATGTAGTTAAAAAAGTTAGGCAAATTAACAAAAATGTAAGAATAGCATGTACAAGAAAGACCCTACCAAATCTCTCAATCCTTGAAAAATATGCGGTATTTGTTGGAGGAGGGGATACTCATAGATTTAGGTTGGATGATTGTGTAATGATTAAAGATAACCACATAGCAG encodes:
- a CDS encoding DUF1611 domain-containing protein, yielding MVERAKISHENKVSDGLRKFSNITIDEKYYDTFIWTREILYREDLKIWTESIASEIEKGKNIYNMARLYRVNDVKNLMDLAYSYGVEVFDTSNPQRFKELRKFAEEGLKGIKSKVITIMGTGRQCGKFTTSFILKKELEKRGYSVGMVGTDPHALLCGADEMVIPQVIESCHVAPTIFGAVKKVDLMDRDVIIVSSQTGILADALEVGTGRGGGVISTAILMGSKPDFTILATKETNIELIKKNIKIIELLSDKEVVGITFNSKNLGFEKTEKVINYLSSNLNLPVADVVKNINLKDIVDCIGERI
- a CDS encoding helix-turn-helix domain-containing protein, with product MGKLILKTPCTTFTLENLMCCTFGLKVFDVMVYFEILKNGPSRINKIAEKLNRDRSTVQRAVQNLMNVGLVKRKQVNIKEGGYFYIYEALPFDEVKRIIKETVSQWCEGVKKWIDEIEVDDIINEELEN
- the rnz gene encoding ribonuclease Z, whose product is MRLVFLGTGAAVPTKKRAHVSIALKIDGEVLLFDCGENAQRQMMFTEVSPMKINNIFISHLHGDHILGIPGLLQSMAFSGRKEGINIYGPVGTKDMIIHALSIGYHGINFKINVYEISSKDPIKIIDSEKFEIYAFPVKHSVPSYAYIFKEKKKPRLDMNKAKALGVKVGPDLKRLKEGIPVKLENGRVINPEDVLLPPKKGICIAYSGDTIPIEEFGKFLRELGCRVLIHEATYDSTLKENAIETLHSTIEDAIKIAEIAGVETLILTHISARYDDISIYEKEVKEYKGNINIVVAEDFMVYDLKKKTHFISILD
- a CDS encoding Rpp14/Pop5 family protein, which translates into the protein MLKTLPPTLRDRKRYLAFEIIYEDELSENEVIGIIRNATINYYGVWGTSKSNPWLVYYNFPHGILRCKHTEVDYVRSALIFVKEYKNKPINIIVLGVSGTVRRAKIKFLGITPKRLYIKRLKESKSKTNLK
- the nadC gene encoding carboxylating nicotinate-nucleotide diphosphorylase, translating into MIKDYALKILKESLRQDVGFGDITTELIIPEDLNCRGVIKSKEECIVCGLDFVMELFKSYGVECRPLVKEGDLVHGDILEVYGNARTILILERTVLNFLMHLSGIATKTYNVVKKVRQINKNVRIACTRKTLPNLSILEKYAVFVGGGDTHRFRLDDCVMIKDNHIAVVGIEKAFERIKKVSFTKKIEVEVDNLEQLREVLKYKPDIVLLDNFRLEDIGKALEIIDNYEKEHNYRPIVEVSGGIKESNVLDYAKYDVDVISMGCLIHSARAVDISLDVNIL